In Flavobacterium piscisymbiosum, the sequence ACTAACTATGATTTTACCATATGTACCAGCTTGATTAATTTTTACAAGATCTCCCTGGGTTTTTTCTCCATCTAAATCCAGATCAATTAAACTTAGACTAGAAGCGCTACTATTTAACGTAAATCTAACAGATAACTTTGGTTTATCACCCGCACGTAATCCTCTTATTGTAATTCCTTTATCTAATATAATTTCACCCTTAAACACCTGATAATCTCCAGGCATAAGCACTAATGTAGAACCTGCAGGAGCCGCGACAATAGCCGCATTTAAATCATCCGTAGGCTTTACTAAAATTCCGGTTCCAATATCTATTCCGGTTTTAAACGGCCTAACTCCTCTTGTTTTAGTTCCATTAAGTAAAGTTGCTGTATAATCAGTTTCACCTGTTAATCCGGTTATAACTGCAACCCCTTCTGTTTTTTCTGCAGGAGTTATAGTATGTACAATATTGCCTGGATTGATAGAAATTTGAGTCACAGTACTATTTGGCGTCCATCTTAAAGTAACTTGTTTAGCCTCAACATCAATATCTTCTACAGGAAATAAAATTTGCTCTGTTAATGTTTTTGCTGTAACAATAGACCATTTAGAATCTGCTGCTCCTGTTGCGCTTACTCCTTTTACTCTGATTGAATAAACTGTTTCTCCTTCTAACGGAATTGTTACAGGAAGTTCTGTCGCTAATACATTTACTGTTTTGTAGATCGTTTTAAACTCAGTATCATCTGCACTAAATTCTACAACATAATGATCTACATCATCTTTTACTGTCCAGTTTAATTCTACTGAGGTTTGATTTCTAACAAAGGCTTT encodes:
- a CDS encoding DUF5123 domain-containing protein; protein product: MKAKYIFKGLLAMFLLIVAGCESYNEAVLQDIGADRAFSPIELKAFVRNQTSVELNWTVKDDVDHYVVEFSADDTEFKTIYKTVNVLATELPVTIPLEGETVYSIRVKGVSATGAADSKWSIVTAKTLTEQILFPVEDIDVEAKQVTLRWTPNSTVTQISINPGNIVHTITPAEKTEGVAVITGLTGETDYTATLLNGTKTRGVRPFKTGIDIGTGILVKPTDDLNAAIVAAPAGSTLVLMPGDYQVFKGEIILDKGITIRGLRAGDKPKLSVRFTLNSSASSLSLIDLDLDGEKTQGDLVKINQAGTYGKIIVSGCIVDNYLGSFVIAPTGIAARVESITVDNCIVTDFGSGATGEFIDSRAAYFASIVITKSTFNNCVPGRAFIREDQTTAFGTGLTANILIDGCTFYKVTNTISAGGYQILYVRFLNNSAIVRNSIFAETIARYINQAATNAPAFSNNNYFNALTLNLANPTGALKSDSSGSALNPQFANAAGGDFTISNQTLKDNVVGDPRWIK